Part of the Streptomyces sp. RFCAC02 genome is shown below.
CCGTCGCCGGACCCGCCCGCGTGATCGTGCGACATGCGGGCAAGCCTGGTCGGGCGCCATTGACATCGGATAAACGTTCGGTGGACGTGCCGGTGGACGGCGGGCGGGGCGGGCCACGCGGACGGCCCCCGCGGCAGGTGCCGCGGGGGCCGTGGAGGAGGGCCGTGGAGCGTCGGGGCCTCAGTGCACGAGCACCGGGACCTGCTGCTCGTCGTCGGCCGTGCCGCCCTCGGAGGAGGCCGCCCGGCCGGCGCCCTGCCCGCGGCTGTTGATCAGCACGGCGGCCACGGCGGCGGCCGTCAGCAGGATGCCGAACGCCCACCAGATCGCCGAGACGTAGCCGTGCACCATGGACGCGGCCTGCAGCTCCCACGGGTCGGGGATCGACGAGAGGTGCGACGTCGCGTAGGCGGTGGTGGCGCTGGCCGCCACGGTGTTCAGCGCGGCCGTACCGATGGCGCCGCCGACCTGCTGGGAGACGTTGACCATGGCCGAGGCGATGCCGGAGTCCGTGGGGCGGACGTTCGCGGTGGCCAGGCTCATGGCCGGCATGAAGGACGTACCCATGCCGAGGCCGAGGAGGATCTCGGCGGGCAGCACGACCGAGACGTAGGAGCTGTCCACCTCCATCCGGGTCAGGACCAGCATGCCGAGGGACGCCGTCAGCAGACCGGGCACCATCAGGGCACGCGGGGGGACGCGCATCACGAGGCGCGCGCCGATCTGCGTGGACCCGATGATCATGCCCGCCACCATCGGCAGGAACGCCACGCCGGTCTGCACCGGCGAGTACTCCTTCACGACCTGCAGGTAGTAGGTCAGGAAGAGGAACAGACCGAACATGCCGACGATCGCCAGGCCGAGCGCCAGGTAGGCGCCGCCCCGGTTGCGGTCGGCGATGACGCGCAGCGGCAGCAGCGGCGAGCGGACCCGCGACTCGACGAGGACGAAGAGCGCGAGCAGCACGCCCGAGGCGACGAAGCTCCCGACGGTCAGGGAATCGCCCCAGCCCTCGAGCTCGGCGCGGGTGAAGCCGTACACCAGCGCGACCAGGCCGGTGGAGGCCAGGACGACGCCGGGGATGTCGAGGCGGGAGCGGTTGCGGGCGCTCTCCGGCTCACGGATGAGGGCGATGGCGCCGGCCGCCGCGACAGCGGCGAACGGGATGTTCACGAAGAACGTCCAGCGCCAGTCCATGTAGTCCGTCAGGGCACCGCCGAGGAGGAGACCCACGGCGGCACCGGCGCCCGCGATGGCGCCGAAGACGCCGAACGCCTTGGCGCGCTCCTTGGCGTCGGTGAACAGGACGGTCAGCAGCGACAGGGCCGCGGGGGCCAGGAGGGCGCCGAAGATGCCCTGGAGGGCACGGGAGCCGTACATCATCGCCTCGTTCTGCGCGGCGCCGCCCAGCGCGGAGGCCAGGGCGAAGCCGATGAGGCCGATGACGAAGGCACGGCGGCGCCCCCACAGGTCGGAGACCCGGCCGCCGAAGAGCAGCAGGCCACCGAACGCGAGCGCGTAAGCGGTGATCACCCACTGCCGGTTGGCGTCGGATATGCCGAGGTCCTCCTGGGCCGAGGGGAGCGCGATGTTCACGATCGTGCCGTCGAGCACGACCATCAGTTGCGCCAGGGCGATGAAGAACAGGGCCTTCCAGCGCTTGGGGTCGAGAGCGCCGTGAGCCGGGCTCACGGTCGTTTCCGGTGGCATAGGGCTATAACCTCACGTTGCGTTACGACCTGCTTCCGGGAGGAACCAGGGGAAATCAGGGAAAACCGGGGGTGCGGGTGCGCGTGGCGGGGGCGACCTGGGGTCGAAGGGGCGGCTCGCCGGTGAGCCGGTGACTCCGGGTGATGGACGCGGCCCCCTCCGCGTGCGGTCAGCGGGTCAGTTCAGGTGGTCGGCGCGGCAGAGCTCTTCCTTGAGGCTGGCCATCGTCCGGCCCTCGCCGGACAGGACGCTGCGGGCCGGTGTGCGCAGCCCGTCGATGAAAATCTGGAGGTGGCGCTGGACGAGGGCCTCGCTGTCCCCGGTGGTGCCGAGGACGGGGGCCGTGAGCCGGCTCACGGCGATCAGCAGGTCGCCGGAGTCGACGTCGAGGCGAAGCTGCCCGGAGGCGTGTGCGCGGTCCACGAGCTCCTGTGTCACGGCGTGCATGTGCCGCACGCTCGCGACGACCCGTGGATCGCCGGAGCCGACGATGCCGCTGAGGATCGGGCACAGACCCCCCACCCGCTCCTTCGCGGAGTTGAGGACCAGCCCGCGCAGGGCGTCGAAGGGGTCGCCGTCCGCCGCGAGGGCGCGCTCGGCGTCCTCGGTGATCCGCCGGTTCACGAAGAGCACGACGGCCACCACCAGGGCTTCCCGGTCGGGGAAGTGCCGGTACAGCGTGGCGTTGCCGACACCGGCGCGGCGGGCGATCTCGTCGAGGCGCGCGTCCAGGCCGTGCCGGGCGAAGGAGTCCCGTGCCGCGGCGAGGATGCGGTCCCGGTTGCGGAGGGCGTCCGCGCGCAGACGCGTGCCGGGCGCGGACGTCCCGGTGTCGTGCGTCGTGCTCATGGCCGCTCCCGCGGGTCGGGCGCCCCATGGCGCCGGATCGGTCAACCGGGGAGTGATTCTCCGGTTGCGTCGGACTCTCTCGCAAACGGATAAACGCTCCCCGGTTATTTCCCGGCCGGAATGTGGCCTCCCTCACACCGGACACGGAACGGCCCCGGCGCCATCGGGCGCCGGGGCCGGGACGGGTGACGGGCCGGTCAGGCCGCGGCGTCGAACCCGGAGTCGCTGGCCATCCGCTTCAGCTCCAGCAGGGCGTGCTTCTCGATCTGCCGGATCCGCTCACGGGTCAGGCCGTGCTGCTTGCCGACCTCGGTGAGCGTGCGCTCACGGCCGTCCTCGATGCCGTAGCGCGCCCTGATGATGGCGGCGGTGCGCTGGTCCAGGCGGCCGATCAGGTCCTCAAGACCCTCGCGCCGCATCATCACCATGACGGACTGCTCAGGCGACGCCGCCGACGTGTCCTCCAGCAGGTCGCCGAACTGGGTCTCGCCCTCGTCGTCGACCGACATGTTGAGGCTCACCGGATCGCGCGCCCAGTCGAGCACGTCCTGCACGCGCTCGGGCGTGGACCCCAGCTCCGCCGCGACCTCCGACGGCTCGGGCTCACGGCCGTGCTCACGGTTGAACTCCCGCTGCACCCGCCTGATGCGCCCCAGCTCCTCCACGAGGTGGACGGGCAGCCGGATCGTGCGCGACTGGTCGGCTATCGACCGCGTGATGGCCTGCCGGATCCACCAGGTCGCGTAGGTCGAGAACTTGAAGCCCTTGGTGTAGTCGAACTTCTCCACGGCCCGGACCAGGCCCGCGTTGCCCTCCTGGATGAGGTCGAGCAGCGGCAGGCCACTGCGCGGGTACCGGCGGGCGACGGCCACGACGAGCCGCAGGTTGGAGCGGATGAACATGTCCTTCGCCCGCTCACCGGCCGCGACGAGCCTGCGCAGCTCCTCCTCGGTGGCCGAGGCGGCCGCGCTGTCCGCCGACGGCTCCTCCTCCCCGTCGAGGACGCGCTCCGCGTACAGACCGGCCTCGATCGCGAGGGACAGCTCCACCTCCTTGGCGGCGTCGAGCAGCGGTGTCCTGGCGATCTCGTCGAGGTACATCCCGACGAGGTCGCGCTCCGTGGCATCGCTGCCTGCGCTGGTCCGGACACTGCCCGCCGTCTCGACACTGTCGGTGTCCGGGCGCCGGGCGACGGCACGGGTTGCCATACGTGCACTCCCTTGCGAAATGGTCGAAACCTGCTCGTGGGCTTCTCGTCGATCGGATGGCGGCGGCCCCCTCGCCTCGCACATCCATAACGAATCAACGACGGGAATCCGGACAGAATTCCCAAGCAGCGCATCTATTTGCGGGTGATGCAGTACCCTGCCCGCTCTCCAGCGGCGCGGTCATCTTCTCCACATCCCTCAAGACGAACGGCGTCCCGGCTCAGTTGCTTCCGGGTACCCGCCACCCGAACAGCTCATTCGACGCCACCGGGCCGCCCGCCCCCCGGGCGCGCCACCGCGTCGCGCATCCTGGTGACGGCCGCCCCGCGCCGCGGGTAGGTTGCCGCTCGGACCGCTCCGCTCCGGACGCGGATCGGTGCCAGGGGGCGGGGAGAGAACATGCGCGAGTACCGGTGGCAGGGGAGCCCGGAGGGCCGTCGCTGGGCCACCCGGCGCCGAAGAACCGAGCTGTGGCTCGTCCTGCTCGCGATCGCCGTCGCGGCGGGCGGCCACGCGGCGGCCGGTCTCGCGATGACCGGCTCCGTACCCACCGGCCTGCCGGCGTACACCGGCCTCCTCGGCGCCGCCGCCCTCGCCGCCCACCTCGCGATCCGCCGCTTCGCCCGGTACGCCGACCCCCTGCTCCTGCCCATCACGGTGATGATCACCGGCCTCGGCCTCGTCCTGGTGGACCGCCTCGACCACTCCTACGCGGAGCACTACGGCTCCGACGCGATGGCCCCCGCCCAGGCCGTGTGGACGGCCGTCGGCGCCGGCCTGCTGATCGTGACGCTCGTCCTCGTCGGCCACCACCGCGTCCTCCAGCGCTACACCTACCTCGGCATGACCGTGGCGATGGCCCTGCTCATGGCGCCGGCCCTCTTCGGCGCCGACATCTACGGGGCGAAGCGCTGGATCACGATCGGGCCGCTGTCCGTGCAACCGGGCGAGTTCGTCAAAGTCATGATCGTCGTCTTCTTCGCCGGCTACCTGATGGCGAACCGCGACGCGCTCGCCCTGGTCGGACGCCGCTTCCTCGGCCTGAACCTCCCGCGCGGCAGGAACGCGGGGCCTGTCCTCCTCGTCTGGGCCGTCAGCCTCGTCGTCCTCTTCTACGAGCGGGACCTCGGCACGTCGCTGATCTTCTTCGGCGTCTTCGTCGTGATGCTGCACATCGCCACCCGGCGCACCGGCTGGCTCGTCCTCGGCGGCCTCATGGCGGCCGTCGGCACGGTCGTCGTGGCCGCGACGCAGCCGCACGTGAAGGGCCGCGTACAGGCGTGGCTCCACCCCATGGGGTACTTCCTGCCGGAGGACCGGCGCCCGCCGGGCCTCGTCTCCGACCAGTCGGCGCAGACCCTCTTCAGCTTCGGTGCCGGCCACCTCACCGGCACCGGCCTCGGCGAGGGCCACTCGTGGCTCATCGGCTTCGCCGGCCGCAGCGACTACATCCTGGCCACCGTCGGCGAGGAACTCGGCCTCGCGGGGACGACGGCCGTCCTCCTGCTGTACGGGCTGCTCATCCAGCGGGGCTTCGCCGCCGGCCTCGGCGCCACCGACCCGTTCGGCAAGCTCCTCGCGGCCGGCCTGTCCACCGTCCTCGCGCTCCAGGTCTTCGTCGTGGCCGGGGGGGTGTCCGGGCTGATCCCCCTCACCGGCAAGGCACTTCCGTTCCTCGCGCAGGGCGGGTCGTCGGCGGTGGCGAACTTCCTGCTGGTCGCGCTGCTCATCCGCGTCAGTGACAGTGCGGGCAGGGCGGCGACACAACCTGAGGGGAACGCTACGATCCTGACGCCGGTCGTCCGCGGCGCCGAGAGACCCGAGGTGCTGTGACCCCGCGGCCCGCCACCCGGGGCGGGGGCGGGACGGCCGGACGTTCCCCCGCGCGCACGGAAGACGAGGCTCCCGGTGAACCTTCTCGACGACGCCCACTCCCTGTCCGACGACCTGATACGGCTCCGCCGCGACCTGCACGCCGTCCCCGAGGTCGGACTCGACCTGCCCCGCACGCAGGAGACCGTCCTCGCCGCCCTGGACGGCCTGCCGCTCGACATCTCCACCGGCCGGTCGCTCAGCTCCGTCACCGGGGTGCTGCGCGGCGCCCGCCCCGGGCCGACCGTCCTGCTGCGCGGTGACATGGACGCGCTGCCCGTCGCCGAGCGGACGGGCCTGCCGTTCGCCGCCGCCGCCGACCGGATGCACGCCTGCGGCCACGACCTGCACACCACGATGCTGGCGGGCGCCGCGCGCCTGCTGTCGGCGCACCGCGACCGGCTCGCCGGGAACGTGGTGTTCATGTTCCAGCCCGGCGAGGAGGGGTACGACGGCGCGGCCCACATGCTGCAGGAGGGCGTGCTCGACGCCGCGGGCGAGCGGCCCGTCGCCGCGTACGCGCTGCACGTGCTGTCCAACACGCACGGGCGGGGGCAGTTCGTGGCGCGCGGCGGCCCCACCATGGCCTCGTCCAACGTGCTGGACGTGACGGTGCGCGGCGCCGGCGGCCACGGCTCGGCGCCGCACCGCGCGAAGGACCCGATCCCGGCGGCGTGCGAGATGGTGACGGCGCTCCAGACGTTCGTAACGCGCAGCTTCGACGCGTTCGAGCCGGTCGTGCTGACCGTCGGCCGCTTCCAGGCCGGCACGGCGACCAACATCATCCCGGACACCGCCTCGTTCTCCGCGACGATCCGCTGCTTCTCCGCCGACGTGCGGGACACGCTGCGCGAGGGCACGCTCGCCGTGTGCCGGGGCATCGCGGCGGCGCACGGTCTCGACGTGGACGCCGAGTTCTCCGAGCAGTACCCGGTCACGGTGAACGACGCGGCCGAGACCGCCTTCGCCGCCGACACGGTGCGGGAGGTGCACGGCGACGAGCGGTTCGAGCCGATGGAGAACCCGCAGCTCGGCGCCGAGGACTTCTCCCGCGTGATCGACGCCGTGCCGGGGGCGATGGTCTTCCTCGGCGCCGCGCTGGAGGGCCGCGACCCGGACAGCGCGCCCGGCAACCACTCGCCGCTCGCGGCGTTCGACGAGTCGGTGCTGCCGGACGGCGCCGCGCTCTACGCGGAACTGGCCGTCCGCCGCCTGGCCGCCTGAGCCCGGCGAAGGGGCGGCGGGCCGGACCGCCCACCGCCCCGCCGCCGTCCCCGCCCGTCCGAGAGGTGGCGCGCGAACACGCAGGAACGCCTGCCGACGGCCCCAGGGTCCGGGGGCCGCCGGACGGACCCCGGTCCCACGTCTCTCCCACCACGCTGCCCGACATCGGCCCGGCCACCCGGCGGCGTACGGTCGTACGTCGTGCTCGCCGGCAGCCTCACGCGCCCGCCGGTCCTCGGCAGCCGTGCCACCGACCCGCTCTCCTGCCCACCGGCGGCAGACTGCCGCCCGGCGAGGCCATCGGTCACGGCTCCGGACGGATGACACCCGCCCGGCCCCATGCCGCACGACGACCGCCGCTCTCCGCCGTACGGTGAGTCCACGAGCAGGACATACCGGACGAACGGGGAGCGGAGGTGGCCGATGCCTGAGGACCCGGGTTCCGGTGCGCTCGTCCCCTCCGCGGCAGGCGCCGCCCCGCCCGACGCGCCGCCGCCGGCCAACCCCGGGACGCTGGACGAACGGGCCGCCGAGGCCCACGTCGCGTCCGTCGCCTTCGCGGCCGGCACGCCCCGGCACACCGGCGTGGAACTGGAGTGGCTGGTGCGTGACGCCCGCGACGCCGACCGGCCCGTGTCCCCCGCGCTCGTCGACGCCGCCCTCGCACCGCTGGCCGCGCCCGGCGCACTGCCCGGCGGCGGCCGGATCACCCGTGAACCGGGCGGTCAGATCGAACTGAGCAGCCGGCCGGCCACCGGCCTCGCCGCATGCGTCCGCGCCACGTCGGCCGACGCCGACCGGCTGCGCGCTGCACTGGCCGACGCCGGCCTCGTGCCGGACGGCAGCGGACTCGAACCGCGCCGGCAGCCGCCCCGCGTCCTCGACGGCGCCCGCTACCGCGCGATGGAGCGCTACTTCGACCGGTTCGGCGCCGCCGGCCGCGTCATGATGCGGGCCACCGCGTCCGTCCAGGTCTGCGTGGACGCCGGGGACGAATCCGACGGCCCGGCCGGGTACCGCTTCCGCTGGCGGCTGGCCCACCGCATCGGCCCCGTACTGACCGCCGCGTTCGCCAACTCGCCGCTGTGGCGCGGCCGCCCGACCGGCTGGCGGTCCACCCGCCAGGCGGTCTGGGCGCGGATCGACCCCGGCCGCACCCGGCCGGTCCACCACGGACACGACGACGGCGGCACGGACGACGATCCGCGGGCCGCGTGGGCACGTTACGCACTGGACGCGCCCCTGTTGTGCCTGCGGCGCACACCGCCCGCGCCATGGACCGCGCCGCGCGCCCACTCGTTCCGCGCGTGGGTGCGCGGGATCGCGGCAGAACGGCCGCCGGACCTCGCGGATCTCGATTACCACCTCGGCACCCTCTTCCCGCCGGTCCGGCCGCGCGGCTGGCTCGAACTCCGCATGATCGACGCCCAGCCGGGCGACGGCTGGATCGTCCCGCTCGCCGTCGCCCGCACACTGCTGGACGACCCGGCCGCCGCGAGCGCCGCCCACCGGGCCACCGAGCCCCTCACCGACGGCGGGCCGCTGCCCCGCCCCGACCTGTGGCTGCGGGCCGCGCGCAACGGCCCGGCCGACCCGCTCATCGGCCCGGCGGCCCGCGCCTGCCTGGCGGCGGCCGGGGCCGCGCTCGGCCGGGACCCGGGCGACGCGCCCCTGCACGAGGCGGTGGCCGCGTTCGCCGACCGGTACACGGAACGCGGCAGATGCCCGGCCGACGACCGGCTCGACGCCACCGGGGCGTGACACGCCGCGCCCCCCCGACCGGACCTTCCCGCGGAGCCCCGAGGAGCCCCCGATGAGCGAGGACACGCTCGCCCCCGAACCGCCCTCCACCGCACCCGCCCCGCCGGCCGCCGGCACCCCGGCACCGCACGTCCGTGACGCGCTCGAAGCGGCCCGGCGAGGCACCCTGGCGCTCACCGACTGCCTCACCGACGCGGAACTGACGGCACAGCACTCCCGGTTGATGTCCCCGTTCGTCTGGGACCTCGCCCACATCGCGAACCAGGAGGAGATCTGGCTCGTCCGCGCAGCGGGCGGCCTGCCCCCGCTGCACCCGGAACTCGACCCGCTCTACGACGCCTTCCGCACGCCGCGCGCCGACCGCCCGGCACTGCCCCTCCTCGGCCCCGAGGAGGCGCGCCGGTACGCGGCCGACGTCCGTGAGCAGGCGCTCGCCGTCCTCTCCCGCACGCCGCCCACCGGTCACTTCCTCTTCCGGATGGTCGCCCAGCACGAGCAGCAGCACGGCGAGACGATGCTCGCCACGCACCAGGTGCGGCGCGGTCCCGCCGTCCTCGACGCCCCCGCGCCGCACCCCGCCCCGGCCGGCGCCGACCGCCTCCCGCGCGAGGTCCTCGTGCCGGGCGGCCCGTTCACCATGGGCACGGACCCCCTCGCCGACCCGTGGGCACTCGACAACGAGCGCCCCGCCCACACCGCGCATGTCGCCCCCTTCTGGCTGGACACCGTCCCCGTCACCAACGCCGACTACCAGCGCTTCATCGACGCCGGCGGCTACGACGACCCGCGCTGGTGGCACCCCGACGGGCGGCGCCACCTGCGGCGGACCGGCTGGAACGCCCCCGCGTTCTGGCGGCGCTCCGGCACCCGCTGGCTGCGACGCCGCTTCGGGCGCACCGAACCCGTGCCGCCGGACGAGCCGGTCGTCCACGTCTCCTGGTACGAGGCGGACGCCTACGCCCGGTGGGCCGGACGCCGGCTGCCGACCGAGGCGGAGTGGGAGAAGGCGGCACGCCACGACCCGGCCACCGGCCGCTCCCGCCGCCACCCCTGGGGCGACACGCCACCCGGGCCCGAGCACGCCAACCTCGGCCGGCACCACCTCCAGCCGGCCCCGGCAGGCTCCTTCCCGCAGGGCGCCGCACCGTGCGGCGCCAGGCAACTGCTCGGCGACGTCTGGGAGTGGACCGCCACCGACTTCACCGGCCACCCCGGCTTCACGGCGACGCCCTACCGCGAGTACAGCGAGGTGTTCTTCGGGCCGGCACACAAGGTGCTGCGCGGCGGTTCGTTCGCCACGGACCCGGTCGCGTGCCGTGGCACGTTCCGCAACTGGGACCTGCCCGTGCGGCGGCAGATATTCGCCGGCTTCCGGACCTGCCGCGACGCGGGGACCGGCCGCTGATGTGCCGGCACCTCGCCTACCTCGGCCCGCCCCGTACCCTCGCCGAACTGATCACCGAGCCACCGCACAGCCTCTACGAGCAGTCGTGGAACCCCCGCCTCCAGACGCACGGCACCGTCAACGCCGACGGCTTCGGCATCGGCTGGTACCCGCCCGGGGACGACCGGGGACCCGTGCGCTACCGCCGCTCCATCCCCATCTGGAACGACCCGAACCTCCCGGGCCTGCTGAACGTGCTGCGCAGCGGCGCCGTCCTCGCGGCGGTCCGCGCCGCGTCGCCCGGGACCGGTCGTGAGGAGACCGCGCCCGCGCCCTACGGCACGGGCCGGTGGCTGTTCAGCCACAACGGCACGGTGGAGGCGTGGGGGACCCTGCCCGCCGACACCGGCGAACCCCTCACCGCGTCCGAACTGCTCGGCCTTGAGGCCCGCACCGACTCGGCGCTCCTCTGGCTCATGACCAACCGCCGTCTCACCGCGGGCCTCACGCCCGCCGACGCGCTCGCCGACGTCGTCCACCGCGTCCGCTCCGTACGCCCCGGCGCCCGCCTCAGCCTCCTCCTCACCGACGGCCGCACCCTCGCCGCCGTACGCCACGGCGAATCGCTCTGGTACCACGCCGCCGGAGGCCGGCTCACCGTCGCCTCGGAACCGCCGCCCGACCACACCGACTGGCACGAGATCCCCGATCGCACGCTGTTCACCGCCCCACCCCTCCCGACAGTCCCCGCCGTCCCCTCCGACTCCACGGCCCATCAGAGCACACCGGACATAAAGCCCCTGTGAGGAGCAAGCCATGACAAACTCACACACCCTCACGGACCGCCCGCCCATGACCGGCCGGTACACCGTCGACGACCGCCTCCCGGCCGACCACTACCACCGCGCTCTGCGCGAAGACGTGGAGGCCGGCCTCACCGCCACCCCCAGGACGCTGTCCCCCAAGTGGTTCTACGACGCGCGCGGCAGCGTCCTCTTCGACCGCATCACCCGCCTCCCCGAGTACTACCTCACCCGCGCGGAACGCATGGTCCTGCGCGCCCACGCCGCCGAGATCGCCGAACTCACCGGCGCGCGCACCCTCGTCGAGCTCGGCTCCGGCAGCTCCGACAAGACCCGCCTCCTCCTCGACGCCCTCACCGCCGCCGGCACGCTGGAGCGCTACGTACCCCTCGACGTGAGCCGCGCGGCCCTCGGCGAGGCCGCCGAGTCGATCGCACGCGCCTACCCCGCCCTCGCCGTGACCGGCGTGCTCGCCGACTTCGAACAGGACCTGGCCATCCCGTCCCCGGCGGAGGCCGGCCCGCGCCTAATGGCGTTCCTCGGCTCGACGGTCGGCAACCTCGACACCGAGCAGCGCGCCGCGTTCCTCTCCCGCCTGCGCGGTGCCCTGACCGGCGGCGACGCGGTGCTGCTCGGCGTGGACCTGGTGAAGGACCCCGCCCGCATGGTCCGCGCCTACGACGACCAGCAGGGCGTCACGGCCGACTTCGACAAGAACCTCCTCACCGTCCTCAACCGCGAACTGGGTGCCGACTTCGAACCCGGCGCGTTCGACCACCGGGCCGTGTGGAACCCGGAGGAGGAACGCATGGAGATGCGCCTGCGCGCCCGTGTGCCGGTCTCCGTCGCGCTGAAGGCGATGGACCTGACCGTGGACTTCGCGCGGGGCGAGGAGATCCGTACCGAGATCTCCGTCAAATTCCGCCACGAACGCCTGGCGGACGAGCTGTCGGCGGCGGGCTTCACCCTCGACCACTGGTGGACCGACCCGCAGGAACGATTCGGCGTCGCGCTGGCCCTGCCGACCGCGTGACCTCCGACCGGCACGGGCGCCGCGCCACCCCGGCGGCGCCCGTCCGGCGGTCTACTCTCCCGGCATGCCCGCCCGCCAGAACACCGCCTTCCCGAGCGCCGGCACCACCGCGCACGGCTACCTCGCCGAACCCCCGTCGGGCCACGGCCCCGGTCTGATCGTCATCCAGGAATGGTGGGGCCTGACGGACCACATCGCGGACGTCACCGAACGCTTCGCACGCGAGGGCTTCACGGCGCTCGCCCCCGACCTCTTCGGCGGCCGCGTCACCCACGACGCGGCCGAAGCCGCGCGCATGAAGGCGGACCTGCCGGCGGACCGCGCTGTCCGCCTCCTCGCCGGCGCCGTGGACCACCTCACCGGCCTGCCCGCGACGACGGGCGACCGGGTGGGAGCGGTCGGCTTCTGCATGGGCGGCGCGTTCGTCCTGCACCTGGCGGCGGCGGACCACAGGGTGAAGGCGGCCGTCCCGTTCTACGGCCTCCCCGACCCGGCCCCGGACTACACGGACATGCCGGCCGAGGTGCTTGGTCACTACGGCGAGCGGGACGGGACGATCCCCTTGGAAGCCGTGGCCGACCTGCACACGACCCTGAGACGCATGACGGGGCGCACACCATCGCTGTACGAGTACCCGGCGGGCCACGCGTTCTTCAACGACACGAGCGCCGACGGGTACGACCCGGCATCGGCGGCACTGGCATGGACACGAACGATCGCGTTCCTGCGCACCCACCTCACCCCGACACACGACTGAGACGCCCGCTACACTGACGGACGGCACACACCTCCCCGCCCTCGTAGCTCAGGGGATAGAGCACCGCTCTCCTAAAGCGGGTGTCGCAGGTTCGAATCCTGCCGGGGGCACAGCGAACCAGTGCAGGTGAGGCTTTC
Proteins encoded:
- a CDS encoding MFS transporter, which produces MSPAHGALDPKRWKALFFIALAQLMVVLDGTIVNIALPSAQEDLGISDANRQWVITAYALAFGGLLLFGGRVSDLWGRRRAFVIGLIGFALASALGGAAQNEAMMYGSRALQGIFGALLAPAALSLLTVLFTDAKERAKAFGVFGAIAGAGAAVGLLLGGALTDYMDWRWTFFVNIPFAAVAAAGAIALIREPESARNRSRLDIPGVVLASTGLVALVYGFTRAELEGWGDSLTVGSFVASGVLLALFVLVESRVRSPLLPLRVIADRNRGGAYLALGLAIVGMFGLFLFLTYYLQVVKEYSPVQTGVAFLPMVAGMIIGSTQIGARLVMRVPPRALMVPGLLTASLGMLVLTRMEVDSSYVSVVLPAEILLGLGMGTSFMPAMSLATANVRPTDSGIASAMVNVSQQVGGAIGTAALNTVAASATTAYATSHLSSIPDPWELQAASMVHGYVSAIWWAFGILLTAAAVAAVLINSRGQGAGRAASSEGGTADDEQQVPVLVH
- a CDS encoding TetR/AcrR family transcriptional regulator is translated as MSTTHDTGTSAPGTRLRADALRNRDRILAAARDSFARHGLDARLDEIARRAGVGNATLYRHFPDREALVVAVVLFVNRRITEDAERALAADGDPFDALRGLVLNSAKERVGGLCPILSGIVGSGDPRVVASVRHMHAVTQELVDRAHASGQLRLDVDSGDLLIAVSRLTAPVLGTTGDSEALVQRHLQIFIDGLRTPARSVLSGEGRTMASLKEELCRADHLN
- a CDS encoding sigma-70 family RNA polymerase sigma factor, translated to MATRAVARRPDTDSVETAGSVRTSAGSDATERDLVGMYLDEIARTPLLDAAKEVELSLAIEAGLYAERVLDGEEEPSADSAAASATEEELRRLVAAGERAKDMFIRSNLRLVVAVARRYPRSGLPLLDLIQEGNAGLVRAVEKFDYTKGFKFSTYATWWIRQAITRSIADQSRTIRLPVHLVEELGRIRRVQREFNREHGREPEPSEVAAELGSTPERVQDVLDWARDPVSLNMSVDDEGETQFGDLLEDTSAASPEQSVMVMMRREGLEDLIGRLDQRTAAIIRARYGIEDGRERTLTEVGKQHGLTRERIRQIEKHALLELKRMASDSGFDAAA
- a CDS encoding FtsW/RodA/SpoVE family cell cycle protein; translated protein: MREYRWQGSPEGRRWATRRRRTELWLVLLAIAVAAGGHAAAGLAMTGSVPTGLPAYTGLLGAAALAAHLAIRRFARYADPLLLPITVMITGLGLVLVDRLDHSYAEHYGSDAMAPAQAVWTAVGAGLLIVTLVLVGHHRVLQRYTYLGMTVAMALLMAPALFGADIYGAKRWITIGPLSVQPGEFVKVMIVVFFAGYLMANRDALALVGRRFLGLNLPRGRNAGPVLLVWAVSLVVLFYERDLGTSLIFFGVFVVMLHIATRRTGWLVLGGLMAAVGTVVVAATQPHVKGRVQAWLHPMGYFLPEDRRPPGLVSDQSAQTLFSFGAGHLTGTGLGEGHSWLIGFAGRSDYILATVGEELGLAGTTAVLLLYGLLIQRGFAAGLGATDPFGKLLAAGLSTVLALQVFVVAGGVSGLIPLTGKALPFLAQGGSSAVANFLLVALLIRVSDSAGRAATQPEGNATILTPVVRGAERPEVL
- a CDS encoding M20 family metallopeptidase, which encodes MNLLDDAHSLSDDLIRLRRDLHAVPEVGLDLPRTQETVLAALDGLPLDISTGRSLSSVTGVLRGARPGPTVLLRGDMDALPVAERTGLPFAAAADRMHACGHDLHTTMLAGAARLLSAHRDRLAGNVVFMFQPGEEGYDGAAHMLQEGVLDAAGERPVAAYALHVLSNTHGRGQFVARGGPTMASSNVLDVTVRGAGGHGSAPHRAKDPIPAACEMVTALQTFVTRSFDAFEPVVLTVGRFQAGTATNIIPDTASFSATIRCFSADVRDTLREGTLAVCRGIAAAHGLDVDAEFSEQYPVTVNDAAETAFAADTVREVHGDERFEPMENPQLGAEDFSRVIDAVPGAMVFLGAALEGRDPDSAPGNHSPLAAFDESVLPDGAALYAELAVRRLAA
- the egtA gene encoding ergothioneine biosynthesis glutamate--cysteine ligase EgtA, with translation MPEDPGSGALVPSAAGAAPPDAPPPANPGTLDERAAEAHVASVAFAAGTPRHTGVELEWLVRDARDADRPVSPALVDAALAPLAAPGALPGGGRITREPGGQIELSSRPATGLAACVRATSADADRLRAALADAGLVPDGSGLEPRRQPPRVLDGARYRAMERYFDRFGAAGRVMMRATASVQVCVDAGDESDGPAGYRFRWRLAHRIGPVLTAAFANSPLWRGRPTGWRSTRQAVWARIDPGRTRPVHHGHDDGGTDDDPRAAWARYALDAPLLCLRRTPPAPWTAPRAHSFRAWVRGIAAERPPDLADLDYHLGTLFPPVRPRGWLELRMIDAQPGDGWIVPLAVARTLLDDPAAASAAHRATEPLTDGGPLPRPDLWLRAARNGPADPLIGPAARACLAAAGAALGRDPGDAPLHEAVAAFADRYTERGRCPADDRLDATGA
- the egtB gene encoding ergothioneine biosynthesis protein EgtB; amino-acid sequence: MSEDTLAPEPPSTAPAPPAAGTPAPHVRDALEAARRGTLALTDCLTDAELTAQHSRLMSPFVWDLAHIANQEEIWLVRAAGGLPPLHPELDPLYDAFRTPRADRPALPLLGPEEARRYAADVREQALAVLSRTPPTGHFLFRMVAQHEQQHGETMLATHQVRRGPAVLDAPAPHPAPAGADRLPREVLVPGGPFTMGTDPLADPWALDNERPAHTAHVAPFWLDTVPVTNADYQRFIDAGGYDDPRWWHPDGRRHLRRTGWNAPAFWRRSGTRWLRRRFGRTEPVPPDEPVVHVSWYEADAYARWAGRRLPTEAEWEKAARHDPATGRSRRHPWGDTPPGPEHANLGRHHLQPAPAGSFPQGAAPCGARQLLGDVWEWTATDFTGHPGFTATPYREYSEVFFGPAHKVLRGGSFATDPVACRGTFRNWDLPVRRQIFAGFRTCRDAGTGR